In the genome of Enterococcus sp. DIV2402, the window CGCAAAAATCACTTCTAACACGTACAACGGATTGGTAAAAAAATGCACTGAATGTAGGCGTGGCGCAAATCTTCCAGCGTACATCGCCATAGAAGATAACCAACAAATCACAGGGACAGCACCGATAATCACCCATTTAGATAACTGAAATTTTTCTTTGACTAATGCCATTAATGCGAAAAACTCCATGAATCCCCAATAAATATAAGCAAAAATAACTAAAAACAAAATTAGAATTAATCCCCAACCGCGAATCGTTTCCAAGCTCATTCCTGTTAAATTATTGTATAAGCCTAATAAATCAGCATGAACAATATCCGTT includes:
- a CDS encoding DUF1361 domain-containing protein, producing the protein MITLGTLIVTWETHFDFLVLNTFLAYLPIECAFQVQRMKNGYVQLLFGFLWLLFFPNIPYLVTDIVHADLLGLYNNLTGMSLETIRGWGLILILFLVIFAYIYWGFMEFFALMALVKEKFQLSKWVIIGAVPVICWLSSMAMYAGRFAPRLHSVHFFTNPLYVLEVIFAHWTMKKFEFICLFFLLHLGIIGILWIANGRQKEAN